DNA sequence from the Vanrija pseudolonga chromosome 7, complete sequence genome:
CTCCGACCTCATGGCTTTGCAGGACCAGATCGACTCGTTCCAGAAGCTCATCTTCTCCCACTTCCGCGGCGCCAACAACAACGAGTGCCGTATCTCCGCTCTCGTTCCCCTCGTCAAGGAGTCGTTTGGCATCTACAAGTTTATCACGTCGATGCTCCGCGCCATGCACCGTCGCACCGGTGACGCCATggacgtcctcctccccctgcGCGAGCGCTACAACACTCAACACTACAACCTTCGCCGCTTCTACTACGAGTGCTCAAACCTCAAGTACCTCACCGGCCTAATCAACGTGCCAAAGCTTGGACAGGAGCCTCCCAATCTGCTCGACAGCGGTGGAGACGCACCCGACCTGCCTGAACGACCTAGGGCCTCGGCAGCACCAGTCAAGAAGGCAaccccgcctcctcgctccGACTCGCCGTCTGCTACCCAGGGCGAGATTGAAGAGCAGCGCCGCATGCTCGAGGAGTATGAGCGCAAGCAGAAGGCTCTCGTGTCCCAGCGTGAGGCTgaggagcgccgccagcaggaggagaaggcccgCCAAGAATCCGAGCatgccgagctgctgcgccaGCAGGAGgaacgccaacgccaagccCAGGAGGCACTGTTGCGCGAGCAGATGAACCAGCAGTGGCAGCAGGCCAACCAGGGCCAGACTCAGCAGATGGAGCAGGAGATCCTTGCCATGCGCGGCCAGTTCGAGCGTGACCAGATGCTGCTGGAGCAGTACGACCGCCGTGTCAAGTCGCTGGAgaacgagctcgccgtgATTGGCGCCAACGTCGGCGCTCAGTTGAATGGCAAGGACGAGCTTATTGCCCAGCTGCAGAAGCAAATCGAGGTCTGGAAGAACAAGTAcgaggccctcgccaagctctACTCGCATCTCCGTaccgagcacctcgacctgctcaacaAGTCCAAGGGCTTCCAGCTCAAggccggctcggcgcaggAGGCGATTGACAAGATGGAGCGCATGGAGCGCGACGTCAAGACCAAGAacctcgagcttgccgacaTGATCCGCGAGCGTGACCGTGCTCGCTACGACCTGGACCGCGTCAAATCGAGCCACAAGGAGGAGATTGACCGCGTCAAGCGCGATCTCAGCTTTGCCAacgagcgtgccgaggatGCCTCGCGCAACAAGAGCAGCGAGGTGTCGCACGTCATGAGCAAGTACAACCGCCagctcaccgagctcgaggactCGCTCAGGGTGGGTGCAATAGGCAGTGGCGAGCTAACCCATTTCAGTCAAAGCAGCTCCAAATTGACGAGCTCCTGTCCAAGGTCGATGAGAAggatggcgagctcgcgcgcagcaaGGAGGAATTGCAgcaggagctcgacgtcatGCAGGAGGCCATGGACCTCATGGTCAAGGAGTCTGCCGAGCACGGCCAggtcgccaaggaggccgacaGCACGTTCAATGCCCAGCTCGACACCCTTATCCTCGACCACCGCAAGGAGCTCAACGCCATCATCGACTCGATTCTCCAGGCTTGTGTCCAAAAGGTCGACGATGCGATctacgagctcgaggcgccaTCGTCCAGCGGAAACAACACTGCCACCCCAGCATACACCCAGTCTCTTATCGAGAAGAGCATGTCGAACGCGACCGAGTTTGCGACCACGTTCAACCTTTACCTCGGCCGCAAGTCGGGTGGCAGCTACGTGGACGTTATTCGCACCgccaacgagctcgcccagTCGCTCTCCGAGACCCTCCTCGCTTCCAAGGGTATTACCCGTCTCACGGACActgacgacgcggccgacaaGATTGTCCGCTTCGCCAAGACGTCGGGTGACGTTGGACAGCGCTTTTTCCTCAACCTCCAGTCGTACAAGCTTACGGCCAGCGGCAACAAGGACGAGATTGCCCTGCGCAACAATGCCGAGACTCGCAAtgcgctcgccaagctctcCGAGACGATCGAGACGGTCATGCCCAAGACCAAGACCAAGTTcaacgccaacggcgacctcggcgacctggtTGCCAACGAGATGGACTCGGCTGCCCGTGCTATTGAGGACGCTACTCGCCGTCTCCAGTCGCTGATGAGCCGACCCAAGGACGACCGCTTCAGTGCCATCGACGTCAAGGTGCACGACACCATTCTCGAGGCCGCATTGGCCATCACCAATGCCATTGGACGCCTCATCCAGGCCGCCACGGAGAGCCAGGAGGAGATTgtgcgcgagggcaagggcggtggATCCACCCAGGCCTTCTACAagcgccaccaccgctgGACCGAGGGTCTCATTTCCGCCGCCAAGGCTGTGGCGTACGCTACCAAGTTGCTAATTGAGAGCGCCGACGGTGTCATCAACGGCACGCActcgctcgagcagctcatTGTTGCTTCCAACGAGGTGTCTGCTgcgacggcgcagctcgtcgcggcgtcgcgtgTCAAGGCCTCGCTCATGTCCAAGACGCAGCAGCGCTTGGAGGTGGCTGCCAAGGCGGTGACGGACGCGTGCAAGGCGCTCGTCAGGCAGGTCAAGATTATCTCGAACCAGAagacggaggaggacgacgtcgactaCAAGTCGATGGCGACGCACGAGTTCAAGGTGCGCGAGATGGAGCAGCAGGTCGAGATTCTCAAGCTGGAGAAGGACCTGGGTGCTGCTCGCAGGCGGTTGGGCGAGATGCGCCGTGCAGGCTACCACCAAGAGTCGGACATCTAGGGGTTGTGCTGGGGAGATTACAGAAGTTGATAGTTGTCTAGATACCCTCCGAATGTTAACGAGTTGTGTCGTTCCAGTGCCATCATGTACATGTGCAGTGGGTGGGAGTACAACAAACCAAACGACGTAGATCTCAtgctgccgacggcgccgacgccgacgcaccggccgcctcttcctcctcgatGCCAAGCAGGCCGCGTACCTGTGCGCGGACCTGGCGCTCAAACTCTGCCCGGTTGTCACGGTAGAGCTTGCAGCACTGggtcgagcgtgagcgagctGATCCCAGGCTTGTGCAACTCGAactcacctcgacgtcggcgcccgaCTCGATATTAGGCTCGGCAAGCATGCTGAGCACGGAAAGCAGCACCGACCGCACGCCCTGGACGGGCGACCAGCGCTCCGACGCGCTCTCGTACCGCAGGGGGTCGTCGCCGGGCGGGTGGAGGATGGAGATGCACACTGTGCCGTTGGGGTAGActgcggtgtgagcggcGATGAGGGGAGCGCGGACGCACTGTTCGGGTGCAGGAGTGGCGGGTCAAACACCATCTTGAACGGGTTGAGCGGGTAGTCTgacggctggggcggggtgagcacggcggcgtaGCAAGCAAGGGGCTCACGaagacgagcttggcggcgaaGATGCCTCCTTCCTGGCGTGTGTTAGCGGCGTCACCAAAGGGGAGGGGCGAGCTtggtcgagctcgtgaccagctcgccgcgagcacctcggACCCACAACAACTCACATAAGGCGTCCCCTCTGGCCCTTGGATCAACGCCTCCCACTCAAGCATGTTGTCCTCTGACACCGGGCCGGCGGTGAGCATGTCGTTGATCGGGTCGGCCGTGAGGTCGCGGTACTCGCGCATGagcctgggggtgtgagtgggtgggacgacgacgtgggtcgcgctgcgccgtgctgcgccgtgctgcaccgctgcgcggcgctcgttgccacccacctcgcgaCCGCGGTCGACGTCTGCGCCCGCGTATTGTTCCGTGCGAACATGTTGCCGTTGTGTGTCTAGTGGCGAGATGGACAATGGCGAGATGGTGAAATGAGCTGAGGAGActcgtgccggccggcgagtCGCGCCACCGCCTACCTAGGCAGCCTACTCGGGCAGTCGTCAACGTGGCTTCCCCGTGGGGTGCTGACATGACCGTTCCCAGTAGACAACCACGCTCGCGCGAGCAACAACCAGTCGGTCTACACTGCAACAATGACTACAGACTCCATGCATGCGTATCGTCGCCTCATCATCTCTATTCCACTCCTTACAGATACAATCCGGCAGGCTGAAGGGTCAGCTTTCGGCGGTACTCGCGTTTCAAGCCAACTCACAGTGTTCTCGTCCTTCCTGTACAGCACCTTCTCGCGCGCAGTCGTGAAATCGGCCTTGGTGACGCGCATACGGCGCTCACGGAGTGCCAGAAGACCAGCCTCCGTGCACACCGCCTTGATGTCGGCACCGGACAGGTCATCCTTGGTCAtgaccagctcctcgaggtcgacgtcgtcggcgagcgacatGCGTGACGTGTGCAGCTTGAAGATGTGACGCTTGGTCTTGGTGTCGGGGAGAGGGAACTCTGGAGAAGTGTTAGCGGCAACGATATGGAGAGACACGAGCACACGCACCAATCTTACGGTCAATACGACCGGGACGGATGAGGGCGGGGTCGAGAGACTCGATCTGAGTTTTGTCAGTGTCAAGGTCCAAAACCTCGCCACACCCTACTCACGCGGTTGGTCGCCATGATGACCTTGACATCACCACGCTCGTCGAAACCGTCGAGCTGGTTGAGGAGCTCAAGCATGGTTCGCTGAATCTCACGCTCACcgcccgacgtcgagtcgTAACGCTTCGTACCGACAGCGTCGATTTCGTCAATGAAGACGATACTAGGAgcgtgctcctcggcgacacggaAAAGTTCACGGACAAGCTTGGGACCGTCACCAAGGTACTTCTGGATGAGCTCCGAGCCAACGATACGAAGGAAGGTCGCCGAAGTCTGGTTGGCAACAGCCTTGGCGAGCAGTGTCTTGCCGGTACCGGGGACACCGTAGAGAATGACACCCTTGGGAGGGCGGATACCCATCTCCTCGTACAGTtctgggtgggtgaggggcAGCTCGACCGACTCCTTGATCTCCTGAATCTGCGACTCGAGACCACCAATGTCGGCATACGACTCGGTGGgcgccttgtcgagcttcATGACCGAGACCATGGGGTCCGCGTCGTCCGCAAGCACACCGACAATGGCGTGTGTCTTGTGGTGGAGAAGAACAGAGCATCCAGGCTCGAGAAGGTCCTTGTCGACAAACGACATGATGCCGACATAGTACTCGGGTCCGTTGCCGCTCGACACAATagcgtggtcgtcgtcgataaTTTCTTCGAGAGAACCAACACCCATGGGGGCGCCGCGAAGCTCGTCAACGCGCGTCCTGTCGGCTGCTGTGcggtcctcgccggcgctggtCGCCTGGCTGGCGACAAACTCTTCCTCCATCAACAGGTAGTCCTTGATGCGCTCCATCTTGAGCATCTTGAGCTTGCAGCGCGTCGTTGGGTAGACGGCTGGCAGGCGAGTAGCCGCGTCCGGTCCACgcctcttcttcttgccgacACGAGTGGGAACAGGAGGCTCCCACTTTGGCGCCTGCTTCTGGGCATTGTCAGTTCTGGTCTCCTagctcgaggaaggcgactCACCTTCTTGTCATCCTTGCCTCCCTGGCCCTGGCCCTTGCCGCTGGATGGGGTGTTACCCTATGGGATGTTAGCTTGGAGTCTACCTGCAAGTCTTGAACACGCACCATGGTTGTTGTTGTAGAGTGTTGGTAGAGAGTAGGTTGATGGAAGCTGGTCGACTTGTGTGGTTGCTCatccatccacccacccgcccgacgaggcgacAACGCGCGTTgcaagcaggcaggcgtCATTGATGGGACGTGATAGTGGCCAAAGGTGATTCTAGTCCACGTCATTATTGACGGAATCAAAATGTCTCTCCACATCTTCCCTGCCCCGCACCCAGTCCCAGTCGCGGTTGTTGTTGCTTTTGCCACCGCCTCTGTGAGTGACGACCActggagcgagcgagcacacacacaccccactTGATCCAccctcgacacgctccgACTCTTTTTGCCGTCGCAACATCGTCCAACTCGACCCCACACATCACTGTCCCTCTTTAACAAGGCGCTTCTCACAGTTACAGCAACAGTCGATTCAGAGGCAAAACCCATCATGTTTGTCCTCAAGTCCCGTAAGTATTGGCCTTCCCTCGTCGTGAATTTTGTTGACGCCAACCGCGCAGTCTTTGGGCAGATGTGGGGTATGTAGACCTCCCCGGtcgcgtcgccatcgccatcacTGACCCTCTACAGGCAACACTGCCAACCCCGAGCTCATCCAGATTCCTGCGGGTCAGCTCTACCTTGTTCGCCCCGACAGCATTAAGGGTTCCAGAGAGTGCATGTGCGTGACACTTTTGCGGCCCAGTGATGAAATCCTCGGCCCGCGTGTTCAGACCTGGCACTGACATTTCCCACAGCTTCAaggacgccgtcgcgaccATCCGCCGCACCGGTGTCGAGTTCCAGTACCAGCTGGTCGTCACCCGTGCAtacgaggagggcgaggagcagttgctcgaggaggacgccgagagTGAGTTGCCCTGGTGTCACGCTGGCACCTAGCTGACACT
Encoded proteins:
- the Rpt2 gene encoding 26S proteasome regulatory subunit 4, whose translation is MGNTPSSGKGQGQGGKDDKKKQAPKWEPPVPTRVGKKKRRGPDAATRLPAVYPTTRCKLKMLKMERIKDYLLMEEEFVASQATSAGEDRTAADRTRVDELRGAPMGVGSLEEIIDDDHAIVSSGNGPEYYVGIMSFVDKDLLEPGCSVLLHHKTHAIVGVLADDADPMVSVMKLDKAPTESYADIGGLESQIQEIKESVELPLTHPELYEEMGIRPPKGVILYGVPGTGKTLLAKAVANQTSATFLRIVGSELIQKYLGDGPKLVRELFRVAEEHAPSIVFIDEIDAVGTKRYDSTSGGEREIQRTMLELLNQLDGFDERGDVKVIMATNRIESLDPALIRPGRIDRKIEFPLPDTKTKRHIFKLHTSRMSLADDVDLEELVMTKDDLSGADIKAVCTEAGLLALRERRMRVTKADFTTAREKVLYRKDENTPAGLYLLMREYRDLTADPINDMLTAGPVSEDNMLEWEALIQGPEGTPYEGGIFAAKLVFPSDYPLNPFKMVFDPPLLHPNIYPNGTVCISILHPPGDDPLRYESASERWSPVQGVRSVLLSVLSMLAEPNIESGADVECCKLYRDNRAEFERQVRAQVRGLLGIEEEEAAGASASAPSAA
- the end4 gene encoding Endocytosis protein end4, yielding MSRMGRFNNGPDYDDTPYQSRGPTHQPTRPVDKDKTETELINNIKKATSPEETAPKQKHVRKCIVYTWDYHSSLSVWNGLRTQPILADEVQTFKALILVHKLLQEGHPVTLKEALAQTGWLETCGRTVGGDGAKGYGSLIRAYTAFLLAKLRFHRHHPEFNGLFEYEEYISLKNIDDPNEGYETISDLMALQDQIDSFQKLIFSHFRGANNNECRISALVPLVKESFGIYKFITSMLRAMHRRTGDAMDVLLPLRERYNTQHYNLRRFYYECSNLKYLTGLINVPKLGQEPPNLLDSGGDAPDLPERPRASAAPVKKATPPPRSDSPSATQGEIEEQRRMLEEYERKQKALVSQREAEERRQQEEKARQESEHAELLRQQEERQRQAQEALLREQMNQQWQQANQGQTQQMEQEILAMRGQFERDQMLLEQYDRRVKSLENELAVIGANVGAQLNGKDELIAQLQKQIEVWKNKYEALAKLYSHLRTEHLDLLNKSKGFQLKAGSAQEAIDKMERMERDVKTKNLELADMIRERDRARYDLDRVKSSHKEEIDRVKRDLSFANERAEDASRNKSSEVSHVMSKYNRQLTELEDSLRSKQLQIDELLSKVDEKDGELARSKEELQQELDVMQEAMDLMVKESAEHGQVAKEADSTFNAQLDTLILDHRKELNAIIDSILQACVQKVDDAIYELEAPSSSGNNTATPAYTQSLIEKSMSNATEFATTFNLYLGRKSGGSYVDVIRTANELAQSLSETLLASKGITRLTDTDDAADKIVRFAKTSGDVGQRFFLNLQSYKLTASGNKDEIALRNNAETRNALAKLSETIETVMPKTKTKFNANGDLGDLVANEMDSAARAIEDATRRLQSLMSRPKDDRFSAIDVKVHDTILEAALAITNAIGRLIQAATESQEEIVREGKGGGSTQAFYKRHHRWTEGLISAAKAVAYATKLLIESADGVINGTHSLEQLIVASNEVSAATAQLVAASRVKASLMSKTQQRLEVAAKAVTDACKALVRQVKIISNQKTEEDDVDYKSMATHEFKVREMEQQVEILKLEKDLGAARRRLGEMRRAGYHQESDI